A section of the Engystomops pustulosus chromosome 3, aEngPut4.maternal, whole genome shotgun sequence genome encodes:
- the LOC140122797 gene encoding transcription factor 23-like: MDRTGAMAQVLRQGASMEGGDKEEVLQKGWQLEPRIRQGVTTKTPVLKVAKTKKPFPGKQSPENNARERNRVRTLRQAFLSLQAALPSVPPDTKLSKLDVLVLATSYIAHLTHTLHQEGHPATAPHTGRGPGYLHPMKKWPMRSRLYAEALQHEDRSAVSED, encoded by the exons ATGGACAGGACCGGAGCGATGGCGCAGGTCCTTAGGCAAGGAGCCTCTATGGAAGGAGGAGATAAGGAAGAGGTGCTGCAGAAGGGGTGGCAGCTGGAGCCGAGAATAAGACAGGGTGTCACCACAAAAACACCG gtgTTAAAAGTTGCCAAAACCAAAAAGCCTTTTCCCGGGAAACAATCCCCTGAGAATAATGCCAGGGAGAGGAACCGCGTCCGGACCCTCAGACAAGCTTTCCTGTCCCTGCAGGCGGCCCTGCCCTCTGTGCCTCCTGACACCAAATTATCAAAGTTGGATGTCCTGGTCCTGGCCACCAGCTACATCGCCCACCTGACCCACACGCTGCACCAGGAGGGGCACCCAGCCACTGCACCCCACACTGGAAGAGGCCCAGGATACCTACACCCCATGAAG AAGTGGCCGATGAGGTCGCGTCTGTACGCGGAGGCTCTGCAGCATGAGGACAGATCTGCAGTCAGCGAGGACTAG